In the genome of Streptomyces lydicus, the window AGCTCCCAGTACGGCCGGTCGACATCTTGGGCGGAGGACACGAGCAGGGAGGGCTGGACCTCCTCCAGGGGTTTGCCGGTGGTGTTGGTGAGCGTCATGGTGAAGGGGGTCCAGGCGCCGCCCGCAGCCAGCTGGCGCGGCAGCCCGTGGACGGCCGCCTGCAACTGGTCGGACTCGAACGCGCAGGACTGACCCGCACCGTCGGAGTCACCGGTGTCCTTGCCTCCACCGGTGGCACCACCCGTGCCGGTGGTCCCCTTGTGCGTCCCTTCGGCGGTCCCGGCGGCTTTCGTCGGCTTCGCCGGGGCCTGACGGGTGGCCCCGTCGCGGTCCGGGGAAGCCGGGCCGCCGTCAGCGGCGAATGCGGCGGCGGGCGCGGTCAATACGGCAACGGGCGCTAATACGGCAGCCGCTGCGGCGGCCGTCAGAGCGCGGCGAATCTTCATTCAGCAGACCTATCGTATCCCAAGTGCCGCCTGGACGGCACAGGTTGACGTTCGTGATGCTCGGGCCGTGCATGACTCTGGTGTGCGTGAGTGCGCATGCAGATGCACACATGCGCACCCTTGCGCCCCATATAAGAGGACTCGCGCTGCGAAGGGGTTCCACACTCAAGTCACTGAAGTGGCGCATATGGTGGGAGGTGTCCTGGATTTTCATCAGGGTCCGTCTTTGAAGATCATTGAGGTAGGCGGCTGGAAGGAACGGGGCCGGCACGGTGACCCATCGCGATGAGGCGGCGGCTGTCCGGCCGTTGACGCTGGCCTGGGTGAGCCGGCACCTGGAGGCCGGTGAACGGATCGTCGGAATGGAAGCGCTGCACGGCGGCATCACCGCCGAGATGCGGAGGCTGACCGTCGGCACGCGGGACGGAGGCACCCGTGACCTGGTGCTGCGCACCTTCGTCAACAGGGAGCACGCCGAGGACTGGCTGTACCGGGAGGCCGGCGCGCTGACCCTGCTCACAGGGACCGACGTGCCGGCTCCTGGACTGGTCGCGGTTGATCCGGCCGCCGCGCATTGCGAGTATCCGTCGCTCCTCATGACGCATCTGGCGGGCCGGGCCGTCCTCGGCGACGAGGGATTGGAGGCGCGCGTCCCTGCGCTGGCCCGTCAGCTCGTGGCGATCCACGCGTTGCGACCCGCCGAGCGGCCCCGGAGGTATGTGGCGCGGACGACCGCCGAGACCGTCGTCGTTCCGAAGGGCGCCGACGCCGCGGCATGGGCCGCGGCCGTCGACGTGATCCGGCGGCCGGCGCCGCCCTGTGAGGGGCGATTCCTGCACCGGGACTTCCATCCCGGCAACGTGCT includes:
- a CDS encoding phosphotransferase family protein, with translation MTHRDEAAAVRPLTLAWVSRHLEAGERIVGMEALHGGITAEMRRLTVGTRDGGTRDLVLRTFVNREHAEDWLYREAGALTLLTGTDVPAPGLVAVDPAAAHCEYPSLLMTHLAGRAVLGDEGLEARVPALARQLVAIHALRPAERPRRYVARTTAETVVVPKGADAAAWAAAVDVIRRPAPPCEGRFLHRDFHPGNVLFDVPSARPAEARITGVVDWAAASWGPADLDVAHCAANLALLHGPEWGLRFPEAYEEAGGVLAAAASERLYWLVRDGLALSEEVRWVSQPWREAGRAELTTRAVEERLDAYVTALMDTLG